A portion of the Bifidobacterium lemurum genome contains these proteins:
- a CDS encoding SpaH/EbpB family LPXTG-anchored major pilin: MKMRKLFASIAAAATMMAGLAFGAATANAAPADQTLTLNAGSYGVVDGHTFKYVELASYLGENSGEIETVADRDAVVTAIRTATGADVPSDVDPLVWAQSGDLNGTGSPLFGDNSAFPWSGNDASREFANALVSYAETNGVSVTADAEPFTITGLDGGLYLLVDVTEGATATEKSLPIIVGTANTAVSMTGEINVKNQKTDVPPTKSVEGDTDGTVSVGDTLTYTINGMVPSTTDQSDDYVYSFVDYASAGLSINTSKSNVKVYVEGESEPLAESEYTVSPADQTVAGDGSNATFTVSLTKAALDNLQDYAGKKLSVKYSATVTDDAKENPVTNSAEIDNGGNASGQGTPVTLHTNKFSFTKVWADGTAATGASFEVFDGDGNSVAKIENNSGNVFEFAGLKNGTYTVRETKVADGAQNVTGSFTVTLKYGEAMVFGDSLTSDPYDLVKYDGESGAITVTNVKSITQLPLTGAAGTALFTAIGLLLAGVAVTVYVKSRGMKRSLNA, from the coding sequence ATGAAGATGAGGAAACTATTCGCCTCAATCGCCGCCGCGGCGACGATGATGGCCGGTCTCGCCTTTGGCGCGGCCACCGCGAACGCGGCGCCCGCGGACCAGACGCTGACGCTGAACGCCGGAAGCTACGGTGTGGTCGACGGCCACACGTTCAAGTATGTGGAGCTGGCCTCGTATCTTGGCGAGAACAGCGGCGAAATCGAAACCGTCGCGGATCGCGACGCTGTGGTGACGGCCATCAGGACCGCCACCGGCGCGGACGTGCCTTCGGATGTCGATCCGTTGGTGTGGGCGCAGTCCGGCGACCTCAACGGCACCGGCAGCCCGTTGTTCGGCGACAATTCGGCGTTCCCCTGGAGCGGAAACGACGCCTCGCGTGAATTCGCGAACGCGTTGGTCTCCTATGCGGAGACCAACGGTGTTTCGGTGACAGCGGATGCCGAGCCGTTCACCATCACCGGTCTTGACGGCGGCCTGTATCTGCTGGTCGATGTGACCGAAGGCGCGACCGCGACCGAGAAGTCGCTGCCGATTATCGTGGGCACGGCCAACACCGCCGTGAGCATGACCGGCGAAATCAACGTCAAGAACCAGAAGACCGATGTGCCGCCGACCAAGAGCGTCGAAGGCGACACCGACGGCACGGTGAGCGTCGGCGATACGCTGACCTACACCATCAACGGCATGGTGCCCTCCACTACCGACCAGAGCGACGACTACGTCTATTCGTTCGTGGACTACGCCTCCGCCGGTCTGTCCATCAACACGTCCAAAAGCAATGTGAAGGTCTACGTCGAAGGCGAGAGCGAGCCGCTCGCGGAATCCGAGTACACCGTGAGCCCGGCCGATCAGACCGTGGCCGGTGATGGCAGCAACGCCACCTTCACCGTCTCTCTTACGAAGGCCGCGTTGGACAATCTTCAGGATTACGCCGGCAAGAAGCTGTCCGTGAAGTACTCCGCCACCGTGACGGACGACGCCAAGGAGAACCCGGTGACCAACTCCGCCGAGATCGACAACGGCGGCAACGCTTCCGGACAAGGCACGCCGGTGACGCTGCACACCAACAAGTTCTCCTTCACCAAGGTGTGGGCCGACGGCACCGCCGCGACCGGCGCCTCCTTCGAGGTGTTCGATGGCGACGGCAATTCCGTCGCCAAGATCGAGAACAACTCCGGCAACGTCTTCGAGTTCGCCGGTCTGAAGAACGGCACCTACACCGTTCGTGAGACCAAGGTCGCCGATGGCGCTCAGAACGTCACAGGATCCTTCACCGTGACTTTGAAGTACGGCGAGGCCATGGTGTTCGGCGACAGCCTGACGAGCGATCCCTACGATCTGGTCAAGTATGACGGCGAGTCCGGCGCCATCACGGTGACCAACGTCAAATCCATCACCCAGCTGCCGCTGACCGGTGCCGCCGGCACGGCGCTGTTCACCGCGATCGGACTGCTGCTCGCGGGAGTCGCCGTCACGGTCTACGTCAAGAGCCGCGGCATGAAGCGATCTTTGAACGCGTGA
- a CDS encoding fumarylacetoacetate hydrolase family protein — MRIARFSFNESPRYAFVQTDESDGKDYLVELDGHPLLGGEVAPTGKRYPVDGDGIRLLAPVIPSKIYGLGKNYEAHAQFMHEAGHSEITHAPEDMVIFAKPSTSVIGPDDPIVIPSYSNDMNYEPEVAVVMGRIAKNVPVERAMEYVLGFTCTNDVTLRDLQGLDPMWTRAKGFDTACPLGPWIVSRDELDWRDAKISFTLNGEDVPQANGTTANLIHGIPEQIAAISSFATLLPGDVILTGTPHASGQLNPGDEAIVNVEGIGSLRNVVVRG; from the coding sequence ATGAGAATCGCACGTTTTTCCTTCAATGAATCGCCCCGCTACGCCTTCGTCCAGACCGACGAATCCGATGGCAAAGACTATCTCGTCGAGCTCGACGGCCATCCGCTGCTTGGCGGCGAGGTGGCCCCCACCGGCAAGCGTTACCCGGTCGACGGTGACGGCATCCGCCTGCTCGCGCCGGTCATCCCCTCCAAAATCTACGGTCTGGGCAAGAACTATGAGGCGCATGCCCAGTTCATGCATGAGGCGGGCCATTCCGAAATCACCCACGCGCCCGAGGATATGGTCATCTTCGCCAAGCCTTCCACCTCGGTGATCGGCCCGGACGATCCGATCGTGATCCCCTCGTATTCGAACGATATGAACTACGAGCCCGAGGTGGCCGTGGTGATGGGCCGCATCGCCAAGAACGTGCCGGTCGAACGCGCCATGGAGTATGTGCTCGGCTTCACCTGCACCAACGACGTGACCTTGCGCGACCTGCAAGGCCTCGACCCGATGTGGACGCGCGCCAAGGGCTTCGACACCGCCTGCCCGCTGGGCCCCTGGATCGTGAGCCGCGATGAGCTCGACTGGCGCGACGCGAAGATCTCGTTCACGCTCAATGGTGAGGATGTGCCCCAAGCCAACGGCACCACCGCCAATCTGATCCACGGCATCCCCGAACAGATCGCCGCCATCTCCTCCTTCGCCACGCTGCTGCCGGGCGATGTGATCCTCACCGGCACGCCGCACGCCTCCGGCCAGCTGAACCCCGGCGACGAGGCCATCGTCAACGTCGAGGGCATCGGCTCCCTACGCAACGTCGTCGTGCGTGGCTAA